One window of Campylobacter sp. RM12651 genomic DNA carries:
- a CDS encoding MFS transporter, which produces MRFRWLIAFVFFLIGLIAYMDRANISVVASFMMQEFNIDKTQFGLLNSAFFIAYAAAQIPSGILIQKFGNKFMTIFALILWSIFTILTPLAGTFMLLLVVRFLFGLGEAPIYPSNAAFNNNWFGKKEKARAASFLLAGSYFGPVIAPFISVWLVNNYGWHSVFYVFGAIGILIALIYYFISSSRPEDNKFISKDELLYIQSERFVDGIKKTPWKAFLKNKEFYALGIAYFFCVYITGMFMTWLPTFLLEAKGLDLKAMGFYAGAPWLAICIFVALGGGLSDKILKITNSFKKARTYLAVAGFLIFDICLFLVVYVENTMLSILFLSLGFGFLGLPVVVSWAVAADKGRSQAAAVSSWMNLWGNVGSAFSPILVGWMAQKYGWNIAILFNIIPVTLAMIAYLFVKPDNALESN; this is translated from the coding sequence ATGAGATTTAGGTGGCTTATAGCCTTTGTATTTTTCCTAATAGGCTTAATCGCTTATATGGATAGGGCAAATATTTCTGTCGTTGCTAGTTTTATGATGCAAGAATTTAATATAGATAAAACTCAATTTGGCTTATTAAATTCTGCATTTTTTATAGCTTATGCCGCAGCTCAAATTCCAAGTGGTATTTTAATTCAAAAATTTGGCAATAAATTTATGACTATTTTTGCATTAATTTTATGGTCAATTTTTACTATTTTAACGCCACTTGCAGGAACATTTATGCTACTTTTAGTAGTTAGATTTTTATTTGGTTTAGGAGAAGCTCCTATATATCCTAGCAATGCAGCATTTAATAATAACTGGTTTGGTAAAAAAGAAAAAGCAAGAGCAGCTTCATTTTTACTAGCAGGTTCATACTTTGGGCCAGTAATTGCTCCATTTATATCTGTTTGGCTTGTCAATAATTATGGTTGGCATAGTGTATTTTATGTATTTGGTGCGATTGGAATTTTAATCGCCTTGATTTATTATTTTATAAGTTCATCAAGACCTGAAGATAATAAATTTATTAGTAAAGACGAACTTTTATATATTCAAAGTGAAAGATTTGTAGATGGTATTAAAAAAACTCCTTGGAAAGCATTCTTAAAAAATAAAGAATTTTATGCACTTGGAATTGCATACTTTTTTTGTGTTTATATAACAGGTATGTTTATGACTTGGCTTCCTACATTCTTACTAGAAGCTAAAGGACTTGATTTAAAAGCTATGGGATTTTACGCTGGAGCTCCTTGGCTTGCTATTTGTATATTTGTTGCACTTGGTGGTGGATTAAGCGATAAGATTTTAAAAATTACAAATAGTTTTAAAAAAGCTAGAACTTATTTAGCAGTTGCTGGATTTTTAATATTTGATATATGCTTATTTTTAGTTGTATATGTTGAAAATACAATGCTTAGTATTTTATTTTTAAGTCTTGGTTTTGGGTTTTTAGGACTTCCTGTTGTTGTATCTTGGGCTGTTGCAGCTGATAAAGGTAGAAGTCAAGCAGCAGCGGTTAGCTCTTGGATGAATTTATGGGGAAATGTAGGTTCAGCGTTCTCGCCTATTTTAGTTGGCTGGATGGCACAAAAATATGGATGGAATATAGCTATATTATTTAATATAATTCCTGTAACACTTGCTATGATAGCTTATTTATTTGTCAAACCTGACAATGCTTTAGAAAGTAATTAA
- a CDS encoding gluconate:H+ symporter, with translation MSNFALISVLIASIALVVFCITKLKIHAFLSLSLASIFVALITGVDLTKIGSIIENGVGGTLGFLAVIIGCGSILGKMLEVSGGAQKIALSLLNLLGKKRADIVMMLVGFIAGIPVFVEVGFVLLVPLVLVVAKEIGVSRIKIGIALATSLMAVHCMVPPHPAATSIVATLGADIGQVIWMSIVVGMICAFIGGVLFLKFFDFSKDNEMSVFDNTSSTYNSMPSTAITYFTILLPLVLMLLKTLVFKDNAVFAFIGNPIIALLISVFVAYYTLGLKQGYSMQNLMDFSGDSFTQIASILLIIGAGGAFNEILIASGIGEALKQTLGSLSLNPVFLAWLIAIILHASVGSATVAMISAAGIVLQMDSNVSKEVLCLAIGSGAIGCTIVTDSLFWLVKESLGMSVKAMFKYFTSATLVASISGLILSYVLSIIL, from the coding sequence ATGAGCAATTTTGCTTTAATTTCGGTCTTAATAGCTTCTATTGCCTTAGTTGTGTTTTGTATTACAAAACTTAAAATCCACGCTTTTTTATCATTAAGCTTAGCAAGTATTTTTGTCGCACTTATAACTGGTGTTGATTTAACAAAAATCGGTTCTATTATTGAAAATGGAGTAGGTGGGACGCTAGGATTTTTAGCTGTTATTATTGGTTGTGGAAGTATCTTAGGAAAAATGCTAGAAGTTAGTGGCGGGGCGCAAAAAATAGCCCTATCATTACTAAATCTACTTGGTAAAAAAAGAGCTGATATTGTTATGATGTTGGTTGGATTTATTGCTGGTATTCCTGTATTTGTTGAGGTTGGATTTGTCTTATTAGTGCCTTTAGTTTTAGTTGTAGCTAAAGAAATAGGTGTTAGCAGAATAAAAATAGGCATAGCATTAGCAACTTCACTAATGGCAGTTCATTGTATGGTGCCACCACACCCAGCAGCTACTAGCATAGTAGCTACTTTAGGTGCTGATATAGGTCAAGTAATTTGGATGAGTATAGTTGTGGGTATGATATGTGCTTTTATAGGTGGGGTTTTGTTTTTGAAATTCTTTGATTTTTCAAAAGATAATGAGATGAGTGTTTTTGATAATACAAGTTCTACTTATAACTCTATGCCAAGCACAGCAATTACTTATTTTACAATACTTTTGCCTTTAGTTTTAATGTTGCTTAAGACTTTAGTATTTAAAGATAATGCAGTATTTGCATTCATTGGAAATCCTATTATCGCATTATTAATAAGTGTTTTTGTAGCATATTATACTTTAGGCTTAAAGCAAGGCTATTCTATGCAAAATTTAATGGATTTTAGTGGGGATTCATTTACGCAAATTGCTTCAATTTTATTAATCATAGGAGCAGGTGGAGCTTTTAATGAGATATTAATTGCTTCAGGCATTGGCGAAGCATTAAAGCAGACTTTAGGAAGTTTGAGTTTAAATCCTGTATTTTTAGCTTGGTTAATTGCTATTATTTTACATGCTAGTGTTGGAAGTGCAACGGTTGCTATGATTAGTGCAGCAGGAATTGTTTTACAAATGGATAGTAATGTTAGTAAAGAAGTTTTATGCCTTGCAATAGGAAGTGGTGCTATAGGTTGTACTATAGTAACTGATAGCTTATTTTGGCTAGTAAAAGAAAGCTTAGGAATGAGCGTAAAAGCTATGTTTAAGTATTTTACAAGTGCGACTTTAGTAGCAAGTATAAGTGGTTTAATCTTAAGCTATGTTTTATCAATAATTTTATAA
- a CDS encoding D-serine ammonia-lyase, producing the protein MLIENLKAMKETSWINTNLSNDVLNELNKGAIKLDRIDDARARLNRFAPLLKIIFPATNITNGIIESPLVCVNNYKKELEKLSGASINGDVYIKLDSHLPISGSIKARGGIYEVLKHAEDLLIENNMLSIQDDYSKLAEPKYKEFLSKYKIAVGSTGNLGLSIGIMSAKLGFKVEVHMSDCAKEWKKKMLREHGCSVITYEDDYGVAVEQGRKSSENNPYCYFIDDENSHNLFLGYSVAAKRLKGQFQALDINISKDRPLYVYLPCGVGGGPGGVAYGLKAEFGDCVKCFFAEPTHSPCMILGLATGKHNEISVADIGLDNITAADGLAVGRASGLVGKVLERVIDGSFTVSDENMYRYLSLLASSEGIKLEPSALAGVKGLMISNELKTEHKNAIHLIWATGGSMVPDAEMAEFIKTGDELL; encoded by the coding sequence ATGTTAATTGAAAATCTAAAAGCAATGAAAGAAACAAGTTGGATTAATACAAATCTAAGCAATGATGTATTAAATGAATTAAACAAAGGTGCTATTAAGCTTGATAGAATTGATGATGCAAGGGCTAGGCTTAATCGTTTTGCACCTTTACTTAAGATAATTTTCCCTGCTACAAATATTACTAATGGTATTATAGAAAGCCCATTAGTTTGTGTGAATAATTATAAAAAAGAGTTAGAAAAATTAAGTGGTGCTAGTATTAATGGCGATGTTTATATAAAACTTGATTCACATTTACCAATATCAGGCTCTATTAAGGCTCGTGGTGGAATATATGAAGTATTAAAACACGCAGAAGATTTGCTAATAGAAAATAATATGCTAAGCATTCAAGATGATTATTCAAAACTTGCCGAGCCAAAATATAAAGAATTTTTAAGTAAATATAAAATAGCAGTTGGCTCAACCGGTAATCTTGGTCTTTCAATAGGAATTATGAGTGCAAAACTTGGCTTTAAAGTAGAAGTTCATATGAGTGATTGTGCTAAAGAATGGAAGAAAAAAATGCTAAGAGAGCACGGATGCAGCGTGATTACTTATGAAGATGATTACGGCGTCGCAGTAGAGCAGGGAAGAAAAAGTTCTGAAAATAATCCGTATTGTTATTTTATAGATGATGAAAACTCGCATAATTTATTTTTAGGATATAGCGTTGCTGCAAAGAGATTAAAAGGACAATTTCAAGCATTAGATATTAATATCAGCAAAGATAGACCGCTTTATGTTTATCTTCCTTGCGGTGTTGGTGGTGGTCCTGGTGGGGTTGCTTATGGGCTTAAGGCTGAATTTGGCGATTGTGTAAAATGCTTTTTTGCTGAGCCAACGCATAGTCCTTGTATGATACTTGGACTTGCTACCGGAAAACATAATGAAATAAGTGTAGCTGATATTGGGCTTGATAATATTACGGCTGCTGATGGGCTTGCTGTTGGTCGTGCGAGTGGTCTTGTAGGTAAAGTGCTTGAGCGTGTAATTGATGGAAGCTTTACGGTAAGTGATGAGAATATGTATAGATATTTAAGCTTACTTGCATCTAGCGAAGGTATTAAGCTTGAGCCTTCGGCTTTAGCTGGAGTTAAAGGCTTAATGATTTCTAATGAGCTTAAAACTGAACACAAAAACGCAATTCATCTAATATGGGCAACAGGTGGAAGTATGGTGCCAGACGCTGAAATGGCTGAATTTATTAAAACAGGAGATGAATTATTATAA
- a CDS encoding PAS domain-containing protein translates to MNQQTRTEYIKLVHFLAQALGKDYEIVLHDINDDGMSIAEIANNHISGRSINSPITGFALELVNKKIYEERDFLSNYKASAGGKNIRGSTFFIKEGNKLSGMLCINYDKSRMENIAAQLLGSDIPVEEAAYEEVLSLDLNELIQELTGLSVNELKNTNLKPKQRQIIVDKIYEKGIFNIKGSITEIANLLNLSESSIYRCINKSKQKF, encoded by the coding sequence ATGAATCAACAAACAAGAACAGAATATATAAAATTAGTGCATTTTTTAGCACAAGCTTTAGGCAAGGATTATGAAATAGTTTTGCACGATATAAATGATGATGGAATGAGTATTGCAGAAATTGCTAATAATCACATAAGCGGAAGAAGTATTAATTCTCCTATTACAGGATTTGCACTTGAGCTTGTTAATAAAAAGATTTATGAAGAAAGAGATTTTTTAAGCAATTATAAAGCAAGTGCAGGTGGAAAAAATATAAGAGGTAGCACATTTTTTATCAAAGAAGGCAATAAATTAAGTGGAATGCTATGTATAAACTACGATAAAAGTAGAATGGAAAATATAGCAGCACAATTATTAGGTAGCGATATACCTGTAGAAGAAGCTGCTTATGAAGAAGTTTTGAGCCTTGATTTAAATGAGCTAATTCAAGAATTAACAGGGCTTAGCGTAAATGAGCTAAAAAATACTAATCTAAAACCAAAACAAAGGCAAATAATAGTAGATAAAATCTATGAAAAAGGTATTTTTAATATAAAAGGCTCAATTACAGAAATAGCTAATCTTTTAAATCTTTCAGAATCAAGCATATATCGTTGTATAAACAAATCTAAACAAAAATTTTAA
- a CDS encoding radical SAM protein → MKVIFGPVNSRRFKKSLGIDLSPNEKCCNFDCLYCELGKAKLQYENKSNLSVEYIINELKEALKIHKDCDYISISANGEPTLYPYLDELIIKINEVKKNAKLLILSNASTIFDKNIQKALLNLDSVKLSIDSVNPKVFRKIDRTNIDINKIVQGIKEFSQIYKGELILECLVLDGINDDEKDFIALNDILKDIKATRLDLGTIDRPSDYNVKAASFEKLSKLASLITNIKVNIMSRNTNINKYDDLLKTISLRPLSSQEIDEKDIKMLDELVDKNIIKCVKINDINFYKLNKSNSN, encoded by the coding sequence ATGAAAGTAATTTTTGGCCCAGTTAATTCAAGAAGATTTAAAAAATCTTTAGGTATAGATTTAAGTCCTAATGAGAAATGCTGTAATTTTGATTGTTTATATTGTGAGCTTGGAAAAGCTAAATTACAATATGAAAATAAATCAAATTTAAGTGTTGAATATATAATAAATGAGCTAAAAGAAGCTTTGAAAATACATAAAGATTGCGATTATATAAGCATTAGTGCAAATGGCGAACCTACTTTATATCCATATTTAGATGAATTGATTATAAAAATAAATGAAGTTAAAAAGAATGCAAAATTATTAATTTTGAGTAATGCAAGCACAATTTTTGATAAAAATATTCAAAAGGCATTATTAAATCTTGATAGCGTTAAACTAAGTATTGATAGTGTAAATCCTAAAGTATTTCGCAAAATTGATAGGACGAATATAGATATAAATAAAATAGTTCAAGGTATAAAAGAATTTAGTCAAATTTATAAAGGTGAGTTGATTTTAGAATGCTTGGTTTTAGATGGTATTAATGATGATGAAAAGGATTTTATTGCTTTAAATGATATTTTAAAGGATATTAAAGCAACTAGACTTGATTTAGGAACTATTGATAGACCGAGTGATTATAATGTAAAGGCTGCAAGTTTTGAGAAATTAAGTAAATTGGCTAGTTTGATAACTAATATAAAAGTTAATATTATGAGTAGAAATACTAATATAAATAAATATGATGATTTGCTTAAAACTATTAGTTTAAGACCATTAAGCTCACAAGAAATTGATGAAAAAGATATAAAAATGTTAGATGAATTAGTAGATAAAAATATAATAAAATGTGTGAAAATAAATGATATTAATTTTTATAAATTAAACAAATCAAATTCTAATTAA
- a CDS encoding c-type cytochrome, producing MKELKIFAILVVFTGIVYWGVEPYAHSQMHEHTSEVNFDFKAGDIAQAEVELKKANESGKKDDIDFATKKLEDTKKLWANVDKIASLKTDVEAGKADFEANCASCHRVEFDELVAADDGISAQGIIYPDLSTAGAIYDSKFLMAISLNPALAMKNNKKYNDENPHPMMTAFLEDDGSISDENAQSVANIVGYLNSIGKAALEAKKAKIANEINAGKLSDSEKVAKINFENKKVIFEEACGRCHDVKYDGFIAKVNGGDLKDYMGSTPPDLSIIIRAKGDEYLHKFINDTQKQLPGTAMPRVGLNEQAQNDVVAYLTSVGDSKKAEREDLGYKIMAYFALLAILAYAWKNAIWKELH from the coding sequence ATGAAAGAGTTAAAAATATTTGCAATATTAGTTGTATTCACAGGTATTGTTTATTGGGGAGTTGAGCCTTACGCTCATTCACAAATGCACGAACATACTAGCGAAGTTAATTTTGATTTTAAAGCAGGCGATATAGCTCAAGCTGAAGTTGAATTAAAAAAAGCTAATGAAAGTGGTAAAAAAGATGATATTGATTTTGCTACAAAAAAATTAGAAGATACTAAAAAACTTTGGGCTAATGTTGATAAAATAGCTAGTTTAAAAACTGATGTTGAAGCTGGAAAGGCTGATTTTGAAGCTAATTGTGCTAGCTGTCATAGAGTTGAATTTGATGAATTAGTAGCTGCTGATGATGGAATTAGCGCTCAAGGTATTATTTATCCTGATTTAAGCACAGCAGGAGCTATTTATGATAGTAAATTCTTAATGGCAATTTCTCTTAATCCTGCACTTGCTATGAAAAATAACAAAAAATATAATGATGAAAATCCACATCCTATGATGACAGCGTTTTTAGAAGATGATGGCAGTATAAGTGATGAAAATGCTCAATCAGTTGCTAATATAGTAGGATATTTAAATAGTATCGGAAAAGCTGCTCTTGAAGCAAAAAAAGCAAAAATTGCTAATGAAATAAATGCAGGTAAATTAAGCGATAGCGAAAAAGTTGCAAAAATTAATTTTGAGAACAAAAAAGTTATCTTTGAAGAAGCTTGCGGAAGATGTCATGATGTTAAATATGATGGTTTTATTGCTAAAGTAAATGGCGGAGATTTAAAAGATTATATGGGTTCAACGCCACCTGATTTATCAATAATAATTCGTGCTAAAGGAGATGAGTATTTACATAAATTCATAAACGATACTCAAAAACAACTTCCAGGAACTGCAATGCCTAGAGTTGGACTTAACGAACAAGCTCAAAATGATGTTGTTGCTTATTTAACTAGCGTTGGAGATAGTAAAAAAGCTGAACGCGAAGATTTAGGATACAAAATAATGGCTTATTTTGCATTATTAGCAATATTAGCTTATGCTTGGAAAAACGCAATCTGGAAAGAACTACATTAA
- a CDS encoding cytochrome bc complex cytochrome b subunit, whose protein sequence is MAHFEKSNGIVDWLDQRLAIKKFMQVMMTQYWIPKKINFLWAMGVILLTMFAILFITGLLLVMYYKPDVALAFDSVNKTIMQEVEYGWLWRHMHGVAASVVFLVMYIHLLTGIYYGSYKKGREIIWISGMVLFVLFSAEAFSGYMLPWGQMSYWAAMVITNLFGGIPFIGPELVEWIRGDYAVGDATLNRFFMLHVCLLPIVVIAFVAIHFYALRFPHVNNEIAEEIDFDLEAEKYLAGKKKEAKVISFWPDFLCKDIFYVCLFMIFYFYLVCFHYDFAMDPINFEPANALKTPPHIYPEWYFLWSYEILRGFSYEVGLACFGIAQVIFFVLPFLDRSNVVAPAHKRGAFFVWFWLLVIDMIVLTIYGKLPPVGINNTIATIASVTFLALLIVVLPVITLMERKAK, encoded by the coding sequence ATGGCACATTTTGAAAAATCAAATGGAATTGTTGATTGGCTAGATCAAAGACTTGCTATCAAAAAATTTATGCAAGTTATGATGACACAATACTGGATTCCTAAGAAAATTAACTTTTTATGGGCAATGGGAGTAATTTTACTTACTATGTTTGCAATACTATTTATTACAGGACTTTTACTTGTAATGTATTATAAACCTGATGTTGCACTTGCTTTTGATAGTGTAAATAAAACTATTATGCAAGAAGTTGAATATGGTTGGCTATGGAGACATATGCACGGGGTTGCTGCGTCGGTAGTATTTTTAGTAATGTATATACACTTATTAACAGGTATTTATTATGGCTCTTATAAAAAAGGTCGTGAAATCATTTGGATAAGCGGTATGGTATTATTCGTATTATTCTCTGCTGAAGCATTTAGTGGTTATATGCTACCTTGGGGACAAATGAGCTATTGGGCTGCTATGGTTATTACTAATCTTTTTGGTGGTATTCCTTTCATAGGACCTGAATTAGTTGAATGGATTAGAGGTGATTACGCTGTTGGAGATGCTACATTAAATAGATTTTTTATGCTACATGTTTGCTTATTACCAATAGTTGTTATTGCATTTGTTGCAATTCACTTTTATGCTTTAAGATTTCCACATGTAAATAACGAAATTGCTGAAGAAATTGATTTTGATTTAGAAGCTGAAAAATATTTAGCTGGCAAGAAAAAAGAAGCGAAAGTTATATCATTTTGGCCTGATTTCTTATGTAAAGATATTTTTTATGTTTGCTTATTTATGATTTTCTATTTTTATCTAGTATGCTTTCACTATGATTTTGCTATGGATCCAATTAACTTTGAACCAGCAAATGCACTTAAAACTCCACCACATATTTATCCTGAATGGTATTTCTTATGGAGTTATGAAATCTTAAGAGGATTTTCTTATGAAGTTGGTCTTGCTTGCTTTGGTATAGCTCAAGTAATTTTCTTTGTATTACCATTCCTAGACCGCTCAAATGTAGTAGCGCCTGCACATAAGCGTGGAGCATTTTTTGTATGGTTTTGGCTATTAGTAATTGATATGATTGTTCTTACTATTTATGGTAAATTACCTCCTGTTGGAATTAATAATACAATAGCAACTATTGCTTCTGTTACATTTTTAGCATTATTAATAGTAGTTTTACCAGTAATTACTCTTATGGAAAGAAAGGCTAAGTAA
- a CDS encoding Rieske 2Fe-2S domain-containing protein — MASRRSFMGFTLGAAAAVGGVFTLVGMKKTWDPLPSVKAAGFTTVDLSPLADGELRTVEWRKKPIFILKKSSDMEQSNTDIIAGDARYTVVIGLCTHLGCIPAYHSADKEFVCACHGGKFNVSGKNMSGPPPKPLEIPPFSIDGTKLVLGEIGKEYEEIMKNVGKA; from the coding sequence ATGGCTAGTAGAAGAAGCTTTATGGGCTTTACATTAGGCGCTGCTGCGGCTGTTGGTGGTGTTTTTACACTAGTGGGTATGAAAAAAACTTGGGATCCACTTCCTAGTGTAAAAGCAGCAGGTTTTACAACCGTTGATTTATCGCCTTTAGCTGATGGAGAGCTAAGAACTGTTGAATGGAGAAAAAAACCAATATTCATTCTAAAAAAATCAAGTGATATGGAACAAAGCAATACAGATATAATAGCAGGAGATGCAAGATATACGGTAGTAATTGGACTATGCACTCATTTAGGTTGTATTCCAGCATATCATTCAGCTGATAAAGAATTTGTTTGTGCCTGTCATGGTGGAAAATTTAATGTAAGCGGAAAAAATATGTCAGGACCACCTCCTAAACCACTTGAAATTCCACCTTTTTCAATTGATGGAACTAAATTAGTTTTAGGAGAAATTGGCAAAGAGTATGAAGAAATTATGAAAAATGTAGGAAAGGCTTAA
- a CDS encoding flagellar basal body rod protein FlgB codes for MEFYKSKPLIVSALAGRDLRNKLISSNIANIDTPFYKSRDIDFETALNENANKLYKTTQNAQIAATNFMHFGKGMSNKLAVTNERHLQPLEFENSENGTIFARDGHLQRNDANTVDLDVETSELSKNAIMISALDSVLKKQSEVVRTIIESSSKLS; via the coding sequence ATGGAATTTTATAAATCTAAACCATTGATTGTAAGTGCCTTAGCCGGTAGAGATTTAAGAAATAAATTAATTAGCTCAAACATAGCTAATATTGATACTCCTTTTTATAAATCAAGAGATATTGATTTTGAAACAGCCTTAAACGAAAATGCAAATAAACTTTACAAAACTACACAAAATGCACAAATTGCAGCTACAAATTTTATGCATTTTGGAAAAGGTATGAGTAATAAACTAGCAGTTACTAATGAAAGGCATTTACAACCATTAGAATTTGAAAATAGCGAAAATGGAACTATTTTTGCTAGAGATGGACATTTGCAAAGAAATGATGCAAATACCGTTGATTTAGATGTAGAAACAAGTGAATTAAGCAAAAACGCAATTATGATTAGTGCGCTTGATTCTGTGCTAAAAAAACAAAGTGAAGTTGTAAGAACTATAATTGAGAGTAGTTCTAAATTAAGTTAA
- the flgC gene encoding flagellar basal body rod protein FlgC: MAFLSDFDISGYGLSAQRFRMNLISSNIANANTTRTNEGGPYRRQDVVFKAVNFDDVLNEEINSKNSFFEYENPLNDPVNFPEAKPAVMGVVVDKVVRDDKDFILKYEPNHPDANAKGYVAYPNINPVVEMSNLIEATRAYQANVAAFTSAKTIAQSAIDLLR, translated from the coding sequence ATGGCATTTTTAAGCGATTTTGATATTAGTGGATATGGACTAAGCGCTCAAAGATTTAGAATGAATTTAATTAGCTCAAATATAGCTAATGCAAATACTACTAGAACAAATGAAGGTGGTCCTTATAGAAGGCAAGATGTAGTATTTAAAGCCGTTAATTTTGATGATGTTTTAAATGAAGAAATTAATTCTAAAAATAGTTTTTTTGAGTATGAAAATCCTTTAAATGACCCTGTAAATTTTCCTGAAGCAAAGCCTGCTGTTATGGGTGTAGTAGTAGATAAAGTAGTAAGAGATGATAAGGATTTTATATTAAAATACGAGCCAAATCATCCCGATGCAAATGCTAAAGGATATGTAGCATATCCTAATATAAATCCTGTTGTAGAAATGAGTAATTTAATTGAGGCAACAAGGGCTTATCAAGCAAATGTGGCAGCATTTACAAGTGCTAAAACAATAGCTCAAAGTGCTATTGATTTATTAAGATAG
- the fliE gene encoding flagellar hook-basal body complex protein FliE, translating into MNNIKINPSLIQSIENTKSNSNKVDNGFSFADALKQELEELNKEQIVSDKAMADVATGNVKDLHQAAIAINKAETSMKFMLEVRNKAINAYKEISRTQI; encoded by the coding sequence ATGAATAATATTAAAATCAATCCAAGTTTGATTCAAAGTATTGAAAATACCAAATCAAATTCTAATAAAGTTGATAATGGTTTTTCATTTGCAGATGCTTTAAAACAAGAATTAGAAGAGCTAAATAAAGAACAAATTGTATCAGATAAAGCTATGGCTGATGTAGCTACTGGAAATGTGAAAGATTTACATCAAGCAGCTATTGCTATTAACAAGGCTGAAACAAGTATGAAATTTATGTTAGAAGTTAGAAATAAAGCTATTAACGCATACAAAGAGATAAGTAGAACTCAAATATAA